In a single window of the Nicotiana tomentosiformis chromosome 8, ASM39032v3, whole genome shotgun sequence genome:
- the LOC138898139 gene encoding uncharacterized protein — MCGGIVDRGYAKPDNEEALPQNEKDVLAKTRKKDQQDLTLIHQCMDDAMFEKVANATTSKEAWEILQNSLQGVDKVRKVKYQTLRADFKVLKMKESECILDYCSKMKAIVNQLRRYGEDIKYVRVVEKILRTLTPKFDFVVCAIEESKDLDSMMVEQLEGSLQAHEEKIKRTQEVSLEQLLKTRVSFKDYGGEKSYRGNGHGRSRGSHGG, encoded by the coding sequence ATGTGTGGGGGAATCGTAGATAGAGGTTATGCAAAACCCGATAATGAGGAAGCTCTAcctcaaaatgaaaaagatgtcTTGGCAAAGACAAGAAAGAAGGATCAACAAGACCTTACACTCATCCATCAATGTATGGATGATGCCATGTTCGAGAAGGTGGCAaatgctaccacctcaaaggaagcttgggagattttacaaaattctcttcaaggagttgacaaggtgagAAAGGTAAAATAtcaaactctaagggctgattttaaagttttaaaaatgaaagaatccgaaTGCATTTTAGATTATTGTTCAAAAATGAAGGCTAttgtaaatcaattaagaagatatGGGGAGGACATAAAATATGTCCGTGTGGTAGAAAAGATCcttcgcactttaacacctaaatttgattttgtggtgtgtgctattgaggagtctaaagatttagactctatgatggTAGAGCAATTGGAGGGTTCTTTACAAGCCCATGAAGAAAAGATCAAAAGGACACAAGAAGTGTCattggagcaacttcttaaaactcgGGTATCCTTCAAagattatggaggtgaaaagagcTATCGAGGGAATGGACATGGACGAAGTCGTGGCAGTCATGGAGGATGA
- the LOC104098884 gene encoding protein gar2-like: protein MFNPRNQKPNDHIPILDPVTTSDYNYNLRNWPKNEVESVQFRVQESLNHVNYGDESGVSSPPLWKNSHQISTNYRSHSNSSRALAIARGQFELMEMVKNMPESCYELSLKDLVEQNTVLESEQEECLISKEEGNFTSTTSPEQQVVQQRVKSIQRQESSSNSSSKNKSNSSKNDHQKKGKMIRNESFENQRLFLKMFFPISLESKKKQNKYSPKTTTKVSPKPAEGSDKSSKSVEKDWWKRRFSCSSESDGSRTGSSNSESSGSNGSNNISSRRNTNRKKKGFLSSCWSRL, encoded by the exons ATGTTTAATCCAAGAAACCAAAAACCCAATGATCATATCCCAATTCTTGATCCTGTTACAACCTCAGATTACAATTACAACCTTAGGAATTGGcctaaaaatgaagttgaaagtgTCCAATTTAGAGTTCAAGAAAGTTTAAACCATGTTAATTACGGTGATGAATCTGGTGTTTCTTCACCACCCTTATGGAAAAATAGCCATCAAATTTCGACAAATTATCGGTCACATTCAAATAGCTCTAGAGCTTTAGCTATAGCTAGAGGCCAATTTGAACTTATGGAAATGGTCAAAAACATGCCTGAATCTTGCTATGAGTTGTCTCTTAAGGATCTTGTTGAGCAAAATACAGTCTTGGAATCTGAACAAGAAGAATGCTTAATCAGTAAGGAGGAGGGAAATTTTACTAGTACAACTAGTCCAGAACAACAAGTTGTGCAGCAAAGGGTGAAGAGCATACAAAGGCAAGAGAGTagtagtaatagtagtagtaaaaATAAGAGTAATAGCAGTAAGAATGATCACCAAAAGAAAGGGAAGATGATTAGAAATGAAAGCTTTGAAAATCAAAGGCTTTTTCTCAAGATGTTTTTCCCAATTTCATTGGAGTCAAAGAAGAAGCAGAACAAGTATTCACCAAAAACAACTACTAAAGTTTCACCTAAGCCAGCAGAAGGTTCAGATAAATCTTCAAAAAGTGTGGAGAAAGATTGGTGGAAGAGGAGATTTTCCTGTTCAAGTGAGAGTGATGGTAGCAGAACAGGCAGCAGTAACAGTGAAAGCAGTGGCAGCAATGGTAGCAACAACATTAGTAGCAGAAGAAATACTAACAG GAAAAAGAAAGGATTTTTATCCAGTTGCTGGTCAAGGTTATGA